A single region of the Neodiprion pinetum isolate iyNeoPine1 chromosome 5, iyNeoPine1.2, whole genome shotgun sequence genome encodes:
- the LOC124219691 gene encoding RNA exonuclease 1 homolog, with protein sequence MLPSTGYFKTINCPFYDNGLCERPYCHFKHPRRDDGTSNIGVPTQSVATNEGERVDGGPSDSNTFQQLVSQAVKKVLADHKVAETGKISQKIVSRVVEELNPTLNSAAGSVSHQEILITKPTVQATPCVYNPTPIAELKKRHIPVVPYMPTRESKVAIKRKSSPDRFKPWLSIPQEIANSLDNTASVAPSYSSVKVTEITYKPTAISSSGDASFVHNYVPTIKSDSSSSNSYEDGNSNDYIFKNKDEYRPRSKKRREEYVPKKLKAPLKTVQQLEEPGIGELLMSIDESLNAGKEASARLEIQDSQDYDPEIEAQFSEEEEPDQMINSVVKGDNKAEGEVRSEDKPKTSHKSSNRSEDKRNGSKSKEASNSSKAQERRDSSLSKERGKSKDKSEKDKEGRKVQKKDSEEASTEDTSRDREKRKHSSSSSSKERHHSSSSSRDKNKRRSSRERKESRHSTRESSKKRENSSRSSKDKDKNEEHTKSSSHQKHKSKSNSSSSRDRYSSKKTDKSRSRSSTKSSSSSKKTEARKKSDDEVSSAEDHDEKENSPSIRFRGSPSYLEEILEISDSDHDIEEECLKIFQEYEVTEHPKEARVKEHPRREPEEAEEPGRKRVAHASAGQYTEYKRTPIQPVKAPPNPHLKLTDRWRLMREAIAEKVAAAAALQSSASLTSSQTSDATPSALQSSHKPTTNMATKGDQIVNGNGRLRIAHVPYATSLALAKKKVSEAMNKNSESKTIAQTAKGGSRVAHVPQIIPQLIRPEPLHVATQKFPLNVRQYYVNMMQDICIQIYTNGEDAAQRALREEFACHERCKAVAVYKNSCMLATHRLRKELDQQSSAESGSSPASGTVSHEAVLAGKSKGSWSVVKTKRSVMEFKGATLYALLSKWIMTEEQLKDNGFPRPHPDGPTGRVKIYVTNTRNQSILSKVPNERFCSRCNQPYMVDKHGNAVLQQNCIYHWGRKFTIRGEGRYSCCQQYGSATGCCDAKTHVWEYVDYKNLRGYVKTLPKDYIPVEEQGVYALDCEMSYTTQGLELTRVTVINEECNVVYETLVKPVHPVIDYNTRFSGITEQHMEGVTTSLLDVQATLLTMFSDKTILIGHSLESDFKALKLVHDTVVDTSVMFPHRNGYPQKRALRNLCSEYLQKIIQNDVGGHDSNEDAVSCMELVLWKLKEEAKSQ encoded by the exons ATGTTGCCGTCCACGGGATATTTCAAGACAATAAACTGCCCATTTTATGACAACGGACTCTGCGAGAGGCCCTATTGCCACTTCAAACATCCACGGAGAG ATGATGGAACATCCAACATTGGAGTCCCCACTCAGAGTGTGGCAACGAACGAAGGAGAAAGGGTCGATGGAGGTCCGTCGGATTCGAATACATTTCAACAATTGGTTTCTCAGGCGGTCAAAAAGGTACTGGCTGATCACAAGGTAGCAGAGACTGGTAAAATATCACAGAAAATTGTGTCAAGAGTAGTAGAAGAGCTGAATCCAACTCTGAACTCGGCGGCAGGTTCAGTTTCTCATCAAGAGATATTGATCACTAAACCTACAGTGCAGGCCACGCCATGTGTTTATAATCCAACGCCTATAGCTGAGCTAAAGAAGCGTCATATACCTGTCGTACCCTATATGCCAACAAGGGAGAGCAAAGTCGCGATCAAGAGAAAGTCTTCACCGGATAGATTCAAGCCCTGGCTGAGCATCCCACAAGAGATCGCAAACTCCTTGGACAATACAGCAAGTGTTGCTCCAAGTTACTCAAGTGTTAAAGTTACCGAAATAACTTACAAACCCACGGCCATATCAAGCAGCGGTGATGCTTCGTTTGTGCACAACTATGTACCGACAATCAAGTCTGATTCTTCGTCTTCAAACTCGTATGAAGATGGAAATTCGaatgattatattttcaagaatAAGGACGAGTATCGGCCTAGGTCAAAGAAACGGCGCGAAGAGTATGTGCCTAAGAAATTGAAAGCACCGCTCAAAACTGTGCAGCAATTAGAAGAGCCTGGTATTGGTGAACTTTTGATGAGTATAGACGAAAGCTTAAATGCCGGAAAAGAAGCCAGTGCACGTCTAGAAATTCAGGATTCTCAGGACTACGATCCAGAGATCGAAGCCCAATTTTCTGAAGAAGAAGAGCCAGATCAGATGATAAATAGCGTAGTGAAAGGAGACAATAAGGCAGAGGGTGAAGTTAGAAGTGAAGATAAACCTAAGACAAGCCATAAGTCGAGCAACAGATCAGAGGATAAGCGTAATGGCAGTAAATCTAAGGAGGCTAGTAACAGCAGCAAGGCGCAAGAGAGGAGAGACAGCAGCCTCAGCAAGGAGAGAGGAAAGTCAAAGGATAAGTCGGAGAAGGATAAGGAGGGCAGGAAAGTGCAAAAAAAGGATTCTGAGGAAGCTAGCACTGAGGACACGAGTAGAGACAGGGAAAAGCGTAAACATAGTTCAAGTTCTAGTTCAAAGGAAAGACATCATTCCTCATCTTCCAGTAGggataaaaacaaaaggcGGAGTTCAAGGGAAAGAAAGGAGAGCAGACACAGTACGCGGGAGAGCtcaaaaaaaagagaaaattctTCTAGGTCTAGTAAGGATAAAGACAAAAATGAAGAGCATACAAAATCAAGTAGCCATCAAAAGCACAAAAGTAAATCAAATTCGTCGTCAAGCAGAGATAGATATTCTTCAAAGAAAACGGACAAGAGTCGGTCTAGGTCAAGTACAAAGTCAAGCAGTTCGAGCAAGAAAACGGAGGCCAGAAAGAAGAGCGACGACGAAGTAAGCAGCGCAGAAGATCATGACGAAAAGGAAAACAGCCCTTCGATCAGGTTTCGAGGCTCGCCTTCAtatttggaagaaattttagAGATCTCAGACTCCGATCATGACATTGAAGAAGAatgtctgaaaatttttcag GAATACGAGGTAACGGAACATCCCAAAGAAGCAAGAGTGAAGGAGCATCCCAGACGAGAGCCCGAAGAGGCTGAGGAACCTGGCCGGAAGAGAGTAGCTCATGCCTCAGCCGGTCAATACACCGAGTATAAAAGGACTCCAATTCAGCCGGTAAAGGCGCCGCCGAATCCTCACCTAAAATTGACTGATAGGTGGCGATTGATGAGAGAAGCGATTGCTGAAAAAGTTGCAGCAGCGGCTGCCTTGCAGAGTTCTGCGTCCTTAACCTCGAGTCAGACCTCAGACGCAACACCTTCGGCACTTCAGTCCTCGCATAAACCAACCACAAACATGGCGACAAAAGGAGATCAGATTGTTAACGGAAATG gCCGGTTGAGGATAGCTCATGTGCCTTATGCCACATCTCTAGCCTTGGCTAAGAAAAAGGTCTCTGAAGCTATGAACAAGAATTCCGAAAGTAAAACAATCGCCCAAACTGCCAAAGGTGGATCTCGCGTTGCCCACGTTCCTCAAATA ATTCCTCAACTTATAAGGCCAGAACCACTGCATGTAGCGACACAGAAGTTCCCTTTGAATGTACGTCAGTACTATGTGAACATGATGCAAGACATTTgcatacaaatatatacaaaCGGCGAAGATGCGGCGCAGCGAGCCTTGAGGGAAGAATTTGCGTGTCACGAGCGTTGCAAGGCTGTAGCcgtttacaaaaattcttgTATGCTAGCCACGCACCGTCTGAGAAAGGAATTGGACCAACAATCTAGCGCAGAGAGCGGTTCTTCCCCAGCAAGCGGAACTGTTTCACACGAAGCTGTTCTCGCGGGGAAATCTAAAGGCTCATGGAGCGTTGTAAAAACCAAGAGATCTGTTATGGAGTTCAAGGGAGCCACTCTCTACGCTCTTCTTTCCAAATGGATCATGACCGAGGAGCAACTCAAAGACAACGGTTTTCCGAGGCCTCATCCAGACGGACCgacg GGTCGCGTTAAAATCTACGTCACCAACACCCGGAATCAGTCAATTTTGTCCAAAGTGCCTAACGAAAGATTCTGCAGTCGTTGCAACCAGCCGTACATGGTTGACAAGCACGGAAATGCGGTGCTTCAACAAAATTGTATATATCACTGGGGTCGGAAGTTTACGATAAGAGGGGAGGGGAGGTACAGCTGCTGCCAGCAGTACGGATCTGCGACTGGATGCTGTGACGCCAAAACTCACGTTTGGGAATACGttgattacaaaaatttacgCGGTTACGTAAAAACTTTACCGAAAG ATTACATACCGGTTGAAGAGCAAGGCGTTTACGCCCTGGACTGCGAAATGTCATACACAACACAGGGGCTCGAATTGACAAGGGTGACGGTGATTAACGAGGAATGCAATGTCGTCTACGAAACATTAGTTAAACCAGTTCATCCAGTCATAGACTATAACACAAG ATTCTCAGGGATTACAGAGCAACATATGGAAGGAGTCACTACGTCTCTCCTAGATGTACAAGCCACTCTATTGACAATGTTCTCTGACAAAACGATACTCATTGGGCATAGCTTAGAGAGTGATTTTAAGGCACTCAAATTGGTTCACGATACCGTTGTAGATACGAGTGTTATGTTTCCTCATCGTAACGGATATCCGCAAAAGAGGGCACTGAGAAATTTGTGCTCGGAATATcttcaaaaaatcatacaaaaCGACG
- the Cln3 gene encoding battenin isoform X2: MSTDKELSGTRNDPIDPETQAEKRKKWRNLIAFWILGLCNNYGYVVMLSAAHDIIESKFGSTSSSSETTNNTTTSRDCNTLSTGAILLADIIPSLMTKIVAPFLPFFVHLRLLSCVILAASGFVMVALAASEWLAILGVIVTSLSSGLGEVTLLGYSHFFDKNVISTWSSGTGGAGVIGAVSYAGLTLWLSTENTILVMLIVPVIEAIAFWIILVHPNETALPVSSLGNGSKENKKEVIAIPEKTLKEKLAIVPGLLKYMIPIGLVYLFEYFINQGLFELIDFEGIWLDHAAQYRWLQVDYQIGVFISRSSVNLVTINRIWIMAALQFVNVIIMTFETLYFYIPNIWIVFAIVLWEGLLGGGAYVNTFYKMSKEVPAEDREFSLGITTMADSIGIALAGWIAMPVHNAICKLPQPTRLG; encoded by the exons ATGAGTACCGATAAGGAATTGTCAG GGACGCGGAATGATCCAATCGACCCTGAAACTCAGGCTGAGAAACGAAAGAAATGGAGGAACTTGATTGCTTTTTGGATTCTTGGATTGTGCAACAATTATGGCTACGTTGTGATGCTGAGTGCGGCCCACGACATTATTGAAAGCAAGTTTGGTTCCACG TCCTCGTCTTCAGAAACTACCAATAACACAACGACGTCGAGAGATTGTAATACTTTGTCGACAGGTGCCATACTCTTGGCGGATATAATACCGTCGCTTATGACTAAGATCGTCGCGCCATTCTTGCCATTTTTCGTACA CTTGAGATTATTGTCATGCGTTATTCTGGCTGCTTCCGGATTCGTCATGGTAGCTCTGGCTGCTTCGGAATGGTTAGCGATTTTAGGTGTGATCGTTACTTCCTTATCTTCCGGCCTAGGTGAAGTCACACTGTTGGGATACAGTCACTTCTTTGACAA aaaCGTTATTTCAACGTGGTCATCGGGGACAGGTGGCGCAGGTGTAATTGGAGCGGTTTCTTATGCCGGTCTGACGCTGTGGCTGAGCACAGAAAACACTATTCTTGTGATGCTGATCGTGCCGGTAATTGAGGCGATCGCTTTCTGGATTATATTGGTTCATCCTAATGAAACTGCACTGCCAGTTTCGAGCCTCGGAAATGGcagtaaagaaaataaaaaagaggtCATTGCGATTCCAGAAAAGAcattgaaggaaaaattggCCATAGTGCCAGGACTGCTAAAATATATGATACCGATTGGGCTCGTTTACTTGTTCGAATACTTCATCAATCAAGGATTG TTTGAGCTCATCGATTTTGAGGGAATATGGTTGGACCACGCTGCACAATATAGATGGCTTCAAGTTGATTACCAAATCGGTGTTTTCATATCTAGATCATCGGTTAATTTGGTTACGATCAACAGGATCTGGATAATGGCAGCTCTTCAG TTTGtcaatgtaataataatgacctTCGAGACGTTGTACTTCTACATTCCGAATATCTGGATCGTATTTGCGATCGTATTGTGGGAAGGTCTTCTCGGCGGAGGAGCGTACGTCAATACTTTTTACAAAATGTCCAAAGAG GTGCCGGCAGAAGATCGAGAATTCTCACTTGGAATAACAACCATGGCGGATTCAATCGGTATCGCTTTAGCTGGTTGGATAGCGATGCCAGTGCACAATGCCATTTGTAAACTACCTCAACCAACGCGACTAGGGTGA
- the Cln3 gene encoding battenin isoform X1, whose translation MVKKSLPITGTRNDPIDPETQAEKRKKWRNLIAFWILGLCNNYGYVVMLSAAHDIIESKFGSTSSSSETTNNTTTSRDCNTLSTGAILLADIIPSLMTKIVAPFLPFFVHLRLLSCVILAASGFVMVALAASEWLAILGVIVTSLSSGLGEVTLLGYSHFFDKNVISTWSSGTGGAGVIGAVSYAGLTLWLSTENTILVMLIVPVIEAIAFWIILVHPNETALPVSSLGNGSKENKKEVIAIPEKTLKEKLAIVPGLLKYMIPIGLVYLFEYFINQGLFELIDFEGIWLDHAAQYRWLQVDYQIGVFISRSSVNLVTINRIWIMAALQFVNVIIMTFETLYFYIPNIWIVFAIVLWEGLLGGGAYVNTFYKMSKEVPAEDREFSLGITTMADSIGIALAGWIAMPVHNAICKLPQPTRLG comes from the exons ATGGTGAAAAAGTCGTTACCTATCACAGGGACGCGGAATGATCCAATCGACCCTGAAACTCAGGCTGAGAAACGAAAGAAATGGAGGAACTTGATTGCTTTTTGGATTCTTGGATTGTGCAACAATTATGGCTACGTTGTGATGCTGAGTGCGGCCCACGACATTATTGAAAGCAAGTTTGGTTCCACG TCCTCGTCTTCAGAAACTACCAATAACACAACGACGTCGAGAGATTGTAATACTTTGTCGACAGGTGCCATACTCTTGGCGGATATAATACCGTCGCTTATGACTAAGATCGTCGCGCCATTCTTGCCATTTTTCGTACA CTTGAGATTATTGTCATGCGTTATTCTGGCTGCTTCCGGATTCGTCATGGTAGCTCTGGCTGCTTCGGAATGGTTAGCGATTTTAGGTGTGATCGTTACTTCCTTATCTTCCGGCCTAGGTGAAGTCACACTGTTGGGATACAGTCACTTCTTTGACAA aaaCGTTATTTCAACGTGGTCATCGGGGACAGGTGGCGCAGGTGTAATTGGAGCGGTTTCTTATGCCGGTCTGACGCTGTGGCTGAGCACAGAAAACACTATTCTTGTGATGCTGATCGTGCCGGTAATTGAGGCGATCGCTTTCTGGATTATATTGGTTCATCCTAATGAAACTGCACTGCCAGTTTCGAGCCTCGGAAATGGcagtaaagaaaataaaaaagaggtCATTGCGATTCCAGAAAAGAcattgaaggaaaaattggCCATAGTGCCAGGACTGCTAAAATATATGATACCGATTGGGCTCGTTTACTTGTTCGAATACTTCATCAATCAAGGATTG TTTGAGCTCATCGATTTTGAGGGAATATGGTTGGACCACGCTGCACAATATAGATGGCTTCAAGTTGATTACCAAATCGGTGTTTTCATATCTAGATCATCGGTTAATTTGGTTACGATCAACAGGATCTGGATAATGGCAGCTCTTCAG TTTGtcaatgtaataataatgacctTCGAGACGTTGTACTTCTACATTCCGAATATCTGGATCGTATTTGCGATCGTATTGTGGGAAGGTCTTCTCGGCGGAGGAGCGTACGTCAATACTTTTTACAAAATGTCCAAAGAG GTGCCGGCAGAAGATCGAGAATTCTCACTTGGAATAACAACCATGGCGGATTCAATCGGTATCGCTTTAGCTGGTTGGATAGCGATGCCAGTGCACAATGCCATTTGTAAACTACCTCAACCAACGCGACTAGGGTGA
- the Cln3 gene encoding battenin isoform X3, whose translation MLSAAHDIIESKFGSTSSSSETTNNTTTSRDCNTLSTGAILLADIIPSLMTKIVAPFLPFFVHLRLLSCVILAASGFVMVALAASEWLAILGVIVTSLSSGLGEVTLLGYSHFFDKNVISTWSSGTGGAGVIGAVSYAGLTLWLSTENTILVMLIVPVIEAIAFWIILVHPNETALPVSSLGNGSKENKKEVIAIPEKTLKEKLAIVPGLLKYMIPIGLVYLFEYFINQGLFELIDFEGIWLDHAAQYRWLQVDYQIGVFISRSSVNLVTINRIWIMAALQFVNVIIMTFETLYFYIPNIWIVFAIVLWEGLLGGGAYVNTFYKMSKEVPAEDREFSLGITTMADSIGIALAGWIAMPVHNAICKLPQPTRLG comes from the exons ATGCTGAGTGCGGCCCACGACATTATTGAAAGCAAGTTTGGTTCCACG TCCTCGTCTTCAGAAACTACCAATAACACAACGACGTCGAGAGATTGTAATACTTTGTCGACAGGTGCCATACTCTTGGCGGATATAATACCGTCGCTTATGACTAAGATCGTCGCGCCATTCTTGCCATTTTTCGTACA CTTGAGATTATTGTCATGCGTTATTCTGGCTGCTTCCGGATTCGTCATGGTAGCTCTGGCTGCTTCGGAATGGTTAGCGATTTTAGGTGTGATCGTTACTTCCTTATCTTCCGGCCTAGGTGAAGTCACACTGTTGGGATACAGTCACTTCTTTGACAA aaaCGTTATTTCAACGTGGTCATCGGGGACAGGTGGCGCAGGTGTAATTGGAGCGGTTTCTTATGCCGGTCTGACGCTGTGGCTGAGCACAGAAAACACTATTCTTGTGATGCTGATCGTGCCGGTAATTGAGGCGATCGCTTTCTGGATTATATTGGTTCATCCTAATGAAACTGCACTGCCAGTTTCGAGCCTCGGAAATGGcagtaaagaaaataaaaaagaggtCATTGCGATTCCAGAAAAGAcattgaaggaaaaattggCCATAGTGCCAGGACTGCTAAAATATATGATACCGATTGGGCTCGTTTACTTGTTCGAATACTTCATCAATCAAGGATTG TTTGAGCTCATCGATTTTGAGGGAATATGGTTGGACCACGCTGCACAATATAGATGGCTTCAAGTTGATTACCAAATCGGTGTTTTCATATCTAGATCATCGGTTAATTTGGTTACGATCAACAGGATCTGGATAATGGCAGCTCTTCAG TTTGtcaatgtaataataatgacctTCGAGACGTTGTACTTCTACATTCCGAATATCTGGATCGTATTTGCGATCGTATTGTGGGAAGGTCTTCTCGGCGGAGGAGCGTACGTCAATACTTTTTACAAAATGTCCAAAGAG GTGCCGGCAGAAGATCGAGAATTCTCACTTGGAATAACAACCATGGCGGATTCAATCGGTATCGCTTTAGCTGGTTGGATAGCGATGCCAGTGCACAATGCCATTTGTAAACTACCTCAACCAACGCGACTAGGGTGA